A genomic region of Lysinibacillus sp. 2017 contains the following coding sequences:
- a CDS encoding thiamine diphosphokinase codes for MIVAICAGGPLNEVAFSLTADKWIGVDRGALYLIDQNIIPHTIVGDFDSVTADEFARISEAVSHVEQFQAEKDETDTDLALLQAIQYVPTEIWLTGVTGGRLDHYEAALRSLYTLQAKHPQIIFKIINPHNEIRFLLPGVHILTKSQFKYVSFFAYGETLNKVTQRGFKYETTNEMIEQGTSRFTSNELLAEGSISFEGGICLMISSKD; via the coding sequence ATGATTGTAGCCATTTGCGCGGGCGGCCCCTTAAATGAGGTCGCTTTTTCTTTAACAGCTGATAAATGGATTGGTGTTGATCGTGGGGCACTTTATTTAATCGACCAAAACATTATTCCACATACGATTGTTGGAGACTTTGATTCCGTAACAGCAGATGAATTTGCGCGAATCTCTGAAGCTGTTTCGCATGTCGAGCAATTCCAAGCAGAAAAAGATGAAACTGACACCGATTTAGCGTTACTTCAGGCAATTCAATATGTACCAACAGAAATTTGGTTAACAGGTGTTACAGGAGGACGTTTAGATCATTATGAGGCTGCACTTAGGTCTCTCTATACATTACAAGCAAAGCATCCTCAAATTATATTTAAAATCATTAATCCTCACAATGAAATTCGCTTTTTATTACCAGGAGTCCATATATTAACGAAATCTCAATTTAAGTATGTCTCATTTTTTGCCTATGGTGAAACATTGAATAAGGTTACACAGCGTGGGTTCAAATATGAAACGACAAATGAAATGATTGAGCAAGGAACGTCTCGCTTCACGAGCAATGAACTGCTAGCAGAAGGGTCTATTTCGTTTGAGGGTGGCATATGCTTGATGATAAGTAGTAAAGATTAG
- the spoVM gene encoding stage V sporulation protein SpoVM — MKVYTFQLPKWLSGMARGCVKLFRKEKKD; from the coding sequence GTGAAAGTTTACACATTTCAATTACCAAAATGGCTAAGTGGTATGGCAAGAGGCTGTGTAAAGTTGTTTCGAAAAGAGAAAAAAGACTAA
- the rpmB gene encoding 50S ribosomal protein L28 → MPKQCVITGRKARSGNNRSHAMNSSKRTWGANLQKVRILVDGKPKRVWVSARALKSGKIERV, encoded by the coding sequence ATGCCAAAACAATGCGTAATTACTGGCCGTAAAGCTCGTTCAGGTAACAACCGTTCACACGCTATGAACTCTTCTAAACGTACTTGGGGTGCTAACCTTCAAAAAGTTCGTATCTTAGTTGACGGTAAGCCTAAACGTGTATGGGTTTCTGCCCGTGCTTTAAAATCAGGTAAAATCGAACGCGTTTAA
- a CDS encoding Asp23/Gls24 family envelope stress response protein: MSVELNNEFGHIDISNDVIAQIAGGAAIECYGIVGMASKHQVRDGLTDILRKENFAKGVLIRQEGEDLHIDMYIIVSYGTKISEIAYQVQSKVKYTVNKTLGMSVKSVNIFVQGVRVANV; the protein is encoded by the coding sequence ATGTCAGTAGAATTAAATAACGAATTCGGCCATATTGATATTTCAAATGATGTGATTGCACAAATTGCTGGTGGGGCGGCGATCGAATGCTACGGTATCGTCGGCATGGCATCAAAACACCAAGTTCGTGATGGATTAACAGATATTTTACGCAAAGAAAATTTTGCAAAAGGTGTACTAATTCGCCAAGAGGGTGAAGACTTACATATTGATATGTATATTATTGTAAGCTACGGTACGAAAATTTCTGAAATTGCATATCAAGTTCAATCAAAAGTAAAATACACAGTAAATAAAACATTAGGTATGAGCGTTAAGTCGGTTAACATTTTTGTTCAAGGCGTTCGTGTTGCGAATGTGTAA